The DNA sequence GGCCTTCAGGCGTTCCATCACCTCTTGCGGCTCCAGCGCCGTGGCGATGTCGAGATCGTTGACGGGAAGCCCCAGCAGTCCGTCACGCACCGCGCCGCCGACATAGCGGGCAAGACCCTGTTCCGCCCCCAACGCGGCGAGCAGGCCGTCAAGGCCCGGCCGGTGGCGCCAATCGGCGTCAGGCAATAAGGCGGTCAAGATCAAGCCTCCGCGACAGGTTGGCGAGTATGGCGGCGGTGATGCCCCAGATACGGCGGCCATTCCACATTATTTCATAATAATGTCGTTCAACACCCTGATAATGGGCGGAATGGCTGACGCGGTTTGCCGGATCGAGCGCAAAGGATAGGGGCAGTTCGAACCAGTCAGCGACCTCGTCCGCTTGGGGCGTGAGCGGCAGGTCGGCCGGGATGACGCCCAGCACGGGCACAATGTCGAAGCCGGTGAAGGTGTGGTAGCGGTCGGTCGTGCCGATGACATCCACGATGTCAGGGCGTAGCCCGATTTCTTCGTGCGCCTCCCGAAGCGCTCCGGCGATCTCGCTGGCGTCTTCCTGATCGACGCGGCCGCCGGGGAAGGCGATCTGCCCCGCATGTTTGCGCAGGGAAGCCGCACGCTCGGTAAGGATAAGGCCGGGTTCCGGTCGGTCAGTGATGGCCACGAGCACGGCGGCGGGCGCAAGGACGAGTTCGCCGTCGATGCGGGGATCGCGTGTGTCCGATAGCATGATCCCGACTTCGCGCGCATGTCCTTCGGCAAGCGCGGCGCGGACGCGGTCGGCCAAGGTCATGCGGAACCGTCCAGCGGGTAGAAGGCGCCATTGCTCCAGAGGCCAACCGGGTCGCTTGCTTCGTCCAGCGCGAGGTTCATCAGCTCATAATAGACGCTGCGATTGACCAGCGCCTCAAGCCCGCCACGCACGTGCAGATAGGGGTGCGGGCCATCGGCCGTTTCCCGAATGACGAGCGGGTTTTTGGGGCCTGCGGGGATAAGGTCGCCCGTGTTGAGACGAAAGGCGAGGGCGCGGTCGCGGCCTTCACTCTCGCTCTTCAGCTCGACGGCGAGGAAGGGGGCGTCCTCGACTTCGATCGAGAGTTTTTCAACTGGTGTTACAAGGACATAAGAGCCGTCCTTTTCACGCCGCAGGATCGTCGAGAAGAGGCGCACCATGGCTTCGCGGCCGATCGGCGAACCCTGATGAAACCATGTGCCGTCGCGGGCGATGCGCATTTCGCTGTCGCCGCAATGGTCGGGATTCCACTTTTCGACGGGCGGCAGCCGCTTTTCCTCGGCCAGACGGGCTATGTCGGCCAGCGACAGGTTGGCAAGATCAGGTGGCGGGTCCATCGGCATGGCGTCGAGATAGGATCGCGCGGCGCCGAAGGC is a window from the Sphingobium sp. Cam5-1 genome containing:
- a CDS encoding CoA pyrophosphatase, coding for MTLADRVRAALAEGHAREVGIMLSDTRDPRIDGELVLAPAAVLVAITDRPEPGLILTERAASLRKHAGQIAFPGGRVDQEDASEIAGALREAHEEIGLRPDIVDVIGTTDRYHTFTGFDIVPVLGVIPADLPLTPQADEVADWFELPLSFALDPANRVSHSAHYQGVERHYYEIMWNGRRIWGITAAILANLSRRLDLDRLIA
- a CDS encoding DUF1285 domain-containing protein; translated protein: MPMDPPPDLANLSLADIARLAEEKRLPPVEKWNPDHCGDSEMRIARDGTWFHQGSPIGREAMVRLFSTILRREKDGSYVLVTPVEKLSIEVEDAPFLAVELKSESEGRDRALAFRLNTGDLIPAGPKNPLVIRETADGPHPYLHVRGGLEALVNRSVYYELMNLALDEASDPVGLWSNGAFYPLDGSA